Proteins encoded together in one Drosophila albomicans strain 15112-1751.03 chromosome 2R, ASM965048v2, whole genome shotgun sequence window:
- the LOC117575089 gene encoding transcription initiation factor TFIID subunit 1 isoform X2, with protein MDTASDNDSDEGSIGGNAANEGNDMEMGGMDLTGILFGNIDSEGKLMDDDDERGGHAFDAELRENLSSLAKLGLNSLLNEVIDQPGGDANSDEDNEDKPTADGSDNLSAFDALKASTSNEANEDGAIKAQDDAIDYSDITELSEDCPRTPSPPAATPVESASTFDDLEDAIPASKVEAKSTKDDKELMPPPSAPMRSVSTSSTGSNDEATKAGNTETSPSADAKALEAKAEADRRLDTPLADILPSKYQNVDVCDLFPDFRPQKVLRFSRLFGPGKPTSLPQIWRHVRKRRRKRNQSRDQRPNAGGSDSPSDSDEPRRRGFDLHFGPEPSPSECQPDDEDKLLSDLNSEDVRPEGPDSGDNNDQKPKVADWRYGPAQIWYDMLEVPDSGEGFNYGFKTKTASSGGTQNKFNGEVAVITTTVDVVEQPSIADDAFLMVSQLHWEDDVVWDGNDIKAKVLQKLNSKTNAAGWLPSSGSRTAGAFSSPKTALPVGSNSGGGGSSGNKNSGGGSTKKALQSAAQNKQVEAPDDTWYSLFPVENEELIYHKWEDEVIWDAQQMSKVPKPKVLTLDPNDENIILGIPDDIDPSKINKNVGPPPKIKIPHPHVKKSKILLGKAGVINVLAEDTPPPPPKSPDRDPFNISNDSYYTPKTEPTLRLKVGGGNLIQHSTPVVELRAPFVPTHMGPMKLRSFHRPPLKKFSHGPLTIVQQHPVYPLLKHIVKKAKQREVERIASGGGDVFFMRNPEDLSGKDGDIVLAEFCEEHPPLMNQVGMCSKIKNYYKRKAEKDSGPQDYVYGEVAFAHTSPFLGILHPGQCIQALENNMYRAPIYPHKMLPNDFLIIRTRNSYFIRVVSAIFTVGQECPLYEVPGPNSKRANNFTRDFLQVFIYRLFWKSRDNPRRIRMDDVKRAFPAHSESSIRKRLKQCADFKRTGMDSNWWVIKPEFRLPSEEEIRAMVSPEQCCAYFSMIAAEQRLKDAGYGEKSLFAPQEDDDEEAQLLDDEVKVAPWNTTRAYIQAMRGKCLLQLSGPADPTGCGEGFSYVRVPNKPTQTKEEQESQPKRSVTGTDADLRRLPLQRAKELLRKFKVPEEEIKKLTRWEVIDVVRTLSTEKAKAGEEGMDKFSRGNRFSIAEHQERYKEECQRIFDLQNRVLASSEVLSTDEDESSASEESDLEELGKNLENMLANKKTSTQLSLEREEQERQELLRQLDDEQGDGGNKAAKAKEEATQQTMAQSNQGRILRITRTFKGNDGKEYTRVETVRRQAVIDAYIKIRTTKDEQFIKQFATLDEQQKEEMKREKRRIQEQLRRIKRNQERERLAQLAQNQKLQPGGMPTSLGDPKSSGGHAHKERDNSHKEVSPSRKKFKLKPDLKLKCGACGQVGHMRTNKACPLYTGMQSSLSQSNPSLADDMDEQSEREMNMDDDDLVNVDGTKVTLSSKVLKRHGQSGEESKRRGGLTLKMPRDGSGKKKRRMANEVHCDYLQRHNKTANRRRTDPVVVLSSILENILNELRSMQDVTPFLFPVNAKRVPDYHLVVTKPMDLQTMREQIRQRRYTSREQFLEDLKQIVDNSVLYNGDTSAYTSAAQRMFDKCFELLAEREDKLMRLEKAINPLLDDDDQVALSFIFEKLHSQIRSMSEAWPFLKPVNKKAIKDYYTLIKKPMDLETIGKNIENHIYHSRADFLRDIELIAANCEQYNGSEAPYTAFAKKILEYAQTQLEEFANHCGQLEQNILKTQEKARAEAPEFDEAWGNDDYDMRSRASSPGDDYIDVEGHVGLVPPNSIHRTMGADTSQSHAAAALRKPPPPAAGEVKRGRGRPRKQRDPVEEDLQCSTDDDEDDEEDFQEVSEDENNAANILDQGERLNATSGDTMDYIDPKNIKMEVDLEAQQMADESLDVDPNYDPSDFLAMHKPRQNYNENYNAQSAFSDFMAQSQDDNGQYNPPEASTSAAAAAGMMQSQDDEMPSTSNNNGMGIDEDLDISESDEEDNNGGVRIKKEVFDDSELAAQQQQHHSAQQSQIYLLDASNEPVQPVDYQSQASDYQPAQELQQLHAQPPMLQQQHDEQQQQQQQQQQQQGENEFDWMTF; from the exons atggaCACCGCATCGGACAATGACAGCGATGAGGGCTCCATTGGCGGCAATGCGGCTAACGAGGGCAACGACATGGAAATGGGGGGCATGGACTTGACCGGAATACTGTTTGGCAACATTGATTCCGAGGGCAAGCTGATggacgacgatgatgagcGAGGTGGACATGCATTCGATGCTGAGCTTCGCGAGAATCTTAGCTCCTTGGCCAA ATTGGGTTTAAATTCGCTGCTGAACGAGGTGATTGATCAGCCTGGTGGAGACGCTAATTCCGATGAGGATAACGAGGACAAACCAACAGCGGATGGGTCGGATAACTTGAGTGCCTTCGATGCTTTAAAGGCGAGCACCAGTAATGAAGCGAATGAGGATGGCGCCATCAAGGCCCAAGACGATGCTATTGATTATTCCGATATTACGGAGCTATCCGAAGACTGCCCACGCACGCCATCGCCGCCAGCAGCGACACCAGTTGAGTCTGCATCTACATTTGATGATCTGGAGGATGCGATACCCGCTTCCAAGGTGGAGGCCAAGTCAA CCAAGGATGACAAGGAACTGATGCCGCCGCCCAGTGCGCCCATGAGAAGCGTTAGTACTTCATCCACAGGCAGCAATGATGAAGCTACCAAAGCTGGCAACACAGAGACTTCGCCCAGCGCCGATGCAAAAGCACTGGAAGCCAAAG CTGAAGCTGATCGTCGTTTGGATACACCGCTGGCTGACATTCTGccatcaaaataccaaaatgtcGATGTCTGTGATCTCTTTCCGGACTTTCGGCCGCAGAAAGTGCTGCGTTTCTCGCGTCTCTTTGGTCCTGGCAAACCGACCAGTTTACCTCAAATTTGGCGTCACGTCCGCAAGCGACGCCGAAAGCGGAATCAGTCGCGTGATCAGCGGCCTAATGCAGGTGGTTCAGACTCGCCAAGCGATTCGGATGAACCACGGCGACGTGGCTTCGATTTGCACTTTGGACCTGAACCTTCACCCTCCGAATGTCAGCCCGATGATGAGGACAAACTGCTAAGCGATCTGAACAGCGAGGATGTGCGTCCCGAGGGACCGGACAGCGGTGACAACAACGATCAGAAGCCCAAGGTGGCCGATTGGCGTTATGGCCCAGCCCAGATCTGGTACGATATGCTTGAAGTGCCTGACTCGGGTGAGGGATTCAACTATGGTTTCAAGACCAAGACGGCGTCCTCAGGCGGGACACAGAATAAGTTTAATGGCGAGGTGGCGGTGATCACTACTACCGTGGATGTTGTGGAACAGCCGAGCATTGCGGACGACGCGTTTCTGATGGTTTCACAACTGCACTGGGAGGATGATGTCGTGTGGGATGGCAATGACATCAAAGCCAAGGTGCTGCAGAAGCTCAATTCCAAGACGAATgcagctggctggctgcccTCAAGCGGATCTCGCACTGCGGGCGCCTTCAGTAGTCCCAAGACTGCGTTGCCAGTGGGCTCGAATagcggcggtggcggcagcagcgggAACAAAAACTCTGGAGGTGGTTCTACCAAGAAGGCGCTGCAGAG TGCGGCGCAAAACAAACAGGTGGAAGCTCCAGATGACACCTGGTACAGTTTGTTTCCCGTGGAGAACGAGGAACTCATCTATCACAAATGGGAGGATGAGGTGATTTGGGATGCACAGCAGATGAGCAAGGTGCCCAAGCCGAAAGTGTTGACATTGGATCCCAACGATGAGAACATTATACTCGGCATACCCGATGACATTGATCCCAGCAAGATCAACAAGAATGTGGGACCACCGCCCAAGATTAAGATACCGCATCCTCATGTCAAGAAATCGAAGATTCTGCTGGGTAAAGCGGGTGTCATCAATGTGCTGGCCGAGGAtacgccgccaccgccacccaAGAGTCCTGATCGTGATCCCTTTAACATATCCAATGACTC CTATTACACACCTAAAACGGAACCCACGTTGCGCCTTAAAGTGGGCGGCGGTAATCTCATACAGCACTCGACGCCGGTGGTGGAGCTGCGTGCTCCATTTGTGCCCACACACATGGGTCCAATGAAGCTGCGCTCATTCCATCGTCCGCCGCTTAAGAAGTTCTCGCATGGTCCGCTAACGATAGTCCAACAACATCCAGTTTATCCGTTGCTGAAGCACATTGTCAAGAAGGCAAAACAGCGAGAAGTGGAACGCATTGCGTCAGGTGGCGGAGATGTCTTCTTTATGCGCAATCCTGAGGATCTGAGTGGTAAGGATGGTGACATTGTGCTCGCTGAGTTCTGTGAGGAGCATCCGCCGCTGATGAATCAGGTGGGCATGTGCTCCAAGATCAAAAACTACTACAAACGCAAGGCGGAGAAGGATAGCGGACCACAGGATTATGTGTACGGTGAGGTGGCCTTTGCACACACCAGTCCGTTTCTGGGTATTCTGCATCCTGGACAGTGTATTCAGGCGCTGGAGAATAACATGTATCGTGCACCGATTTATCCGCACAAGATGTTGCCCAACGACTTTCTCATCATACGCACAAGAAACAGTTATTTTATACGAGTGGTGAGCGCCATCTTCACCGTGGGTCAGGAGTGTCCACTGTACGAGGTGCCGGGTCCCAATTCGAAGCGTGCCAACAACTTTACGCGTGACTTTCTGCAG GTGTTTATCTATCGTTTGTTTTGGAAGAGTCGCGATAATCCGCGTCGTATTCGCATGGACGATGTGAAGCGCGCGTTTCCAGCTCACTCGGAGAGCAGCATCCGCAAACGTTTGAAGCAATGTGCGGACTTTAAGCGTACAGGAATGGACTCCAATTGGTGGGTGATTAAACCAGAGTTTCGTCTGCCCTCCGAGGAGGAAATTCGCGCCATGGTCTCGCCAGAGCAATGCTGTGCGTACTTTAGCATGATTGCAGCCGAACAGCGACTCAAGGATGCTGGCTATGGTGAGAAATCGTTGTTTGCGCCGCAAGAGGATGATGACGAGGAGGCGCAACTACTCGACGATGAGGTCAAGGTGGCGCCCTGGAACACTACACGTGCCTACATCCAGGCCATGCGTGGCAAGTGTTTGCTTCAGTTGAGCGGCCCCGCTGATCCCACGGGCTGTGGCGAAGGCTTCTCTTATGTGCGGGTGCCCAACAAACCCACACAAACGAAAGAGGAGCAGGAATCGCAGCCGAAGCGTTCGGTGACGGGCACCGATGCTGATCTGCGTCGTCTGCCGCTGCAGCGTGCCAAGGAGCTGCTGCGCAAGTTCAAGGTGCCCGAGGAGGAGATCAAGAAACTGACGCGCTGGGAAGTCATCGATGTGGTGCGTACGTTGTCCACGGAGAAGGCCAAAGCCGGTGAGGAGGGCATGGATAAGTTCTCGCGTGGCAATCGCTTCTCCATTGCGGAGCATCAGGAGCGCTACAAGGAGGAGTGTCAGCGCATCTTTGATCTACAGAATCGTGTGCTTGCCAGCTCCGAAGTGCTCTCCACCGATGAGGATGAGTCGTCGGCCTCCGAAGAGTCCGACTTAGAGGAGTTGGGCAAGAATCTGGAGAACATGTTGGCCAACAAGAAGACCTCAACACAGCTGTCACTGGAACGCGAAGAGCAGGAGCGTCAGGAGTTGTTGCGCCAGCTGGACGATGAGCAGGGCGATGGCGGTAATAAGGCGGCCAAGGCCAAGGAGGAGGCCACCCAACAGACGATGGCGCAGAGCAATCAGGGACGCATCTTGCGGATTACGCGCACCTTCAAGGGTAACGATGGCAAGGAGTACACGCGTGTGGAGACGGTGCGTCGCCAGGCTGTGATTGATGCCTACATCAAGATACGCACCACGAAGGATGAGCAGTTCATCAAGCAGTTTGCCACACTGGACGAACAGCAGAAGGAGGAGATGAAGCGCGAGAAGCGACGCATCCAGGAGCAGCTGCGTCGCATCAAGCGCAACCAGGAGCGCGAGCGACTCGCGCAGCTGGCGCAAAACCAGAAGCTGCAGCCGGGTGGCATGCCGACTTCGCTGGGCGATCCCAAGAGCTCGGGCGGACATGCGCACAAGGAGCGCGACAACAGCCACAAGGAGGTGAGTCCGTCGCGCAAGAAGTTCAAGCTGAAGCCGGATCTGAAGCTCAAGTGCGGCGCCTGCGGTCAGGTGGGACACATGCGCACCAACAAAGCGTGTCCACTGTACACGGGCATGCAGAGCAGTCTGTCGCAATCGAATCCCTCGCTGGCCGACGACATGGACGAGCAGAGCGAGCGGGAGATGAATATGGACGACGACGATCTGGTCAATGTGGATGGCACCAAGGTCACACTGAGCAGCAAAGTGCTCAAGCGTCATGGACAGAGTGGCGAGGAGTCGAAGCGACGTGGCGGCCTCACGCTCAAGATGCCACGCGATGGCTCCGGCAAGAAGAAGCGACGCATGGCCAACGAGGTGCACTGCGATTACTTGCAGCGTCACAATAAGACTGCCAATCGCCGACGCACCGATCCCGTTGTGGTGCTTTCGTCCATACTGGAGAACATCCTCAACGAGTTGCGCTCCATGCAGGATGTGACACCATTCCTGTTCCCAGTGAATGCCAAACGGGTGCCGGACTATCATCTGGTCGTTACCAAGCCCATGGATCTGCAGACGATGCGCGAACAAATTCGTCAACGTCGCTACACGAGTCGCGAACAGTTTCTTGAGGATCTCAAGCAGATCGTGGACAATTCGGTGCTCTATAATGGGGATACGAGCGCCTACACATCCGCTGCCCAGCGCATGTTCGACAAATGCTTCGAGTTGCTGGCGGAGCGCGAGGATAAACTGATGCGTCTGGAGAAGGCAATCAATCCGCTGCTGGACGACGATGATCAGGTGGCGTTGTCATTCATCTTTGAGAAACTGCACTCACAAATCCGTTCGATGTCCGAGGCTTGGCCTTTCCTTAAGCCGGTCAACAAGAAGGCCATCAAAGACTATTATACGCTGATTAAAAAGCCGATGGATCTGGAAACTATTGGCAAGAACATTGAAA ATCATATCTATCACAGTCGTGCCGATTTTCTGCGCGACATTGAACTCATTGCGGCCAACTGCGAGCAATACAATGGCAGCGAGGCACCGTACACGGCGTTTGCCAAGAAGATCTTGGAGTATGCACAAACACAGCTCGAAGAG TTTGCAAATCACTGCGGTCAGCTGGAGCAGAACATATTGAAAACGCAGGAGAAGGCCAGAGCCGAAGCACCTGAATTTGATGAGGCCTGGGGTAACGATGATTACGACATGAGGAGTCGCGCCAGTTCGCCCGGCGATGATTACATCGATGTGGAGGGCCATGTTGGACTTGTGCCACCCAATTCCATACATCGTACAATGGGCGCGGACACAAGTCAATCGCATGCGGCAGCAGCGTTGCGCAAACCGCCGCCACCAGCTGCCGGCGAGGTGAAACGCGGTAGGGGCAGACCACGCAAACAACGTGATCCGGTGGAAGAGG ATCTGCAATGCTCCACagacgatgatgaggatgacgaGGAAGATTTTCAGGAGGTATCCGAGGATGAGAATAATGCTGCCAATATATTGGATCAAGGGGAACGACTCAATGCAACCAGCGGCGATACCATGGATTACATTGATCCCAAGAACATTAAGATGGAGGTTGATCTAGAGGCACAACAGATGGCAG ATGAGTCCCTTGATGTTGATCCAAATTACGACCCATCGGACTTTCTGGCCATGCACAAGCCACGTCAGAACTACAATGAAAACTACAATGCACAGAGCGCCTTCTCCGATTTTATGGCTCAGTCTCAGGACGATAATGGACAGTATAATCCACCCGAAGCAAGCACGagtgcagcagcggcagctggcATGATGCAGTCACAGGATGATGAGATGCCCTCGACGAGCAATAATAATGGCATGGGCATAGACGAAGATCTGGATATATCCGAGAGCGATGAGGAGGATAACAACGGTGGCGTTCGCATCAAGAAAGAGGTCTTCGATGATAGTGAATTGgctgcccagcagcagcagcatcactCAGCTCAACAATCGCAAATCTATCTGTTGGATGCATCCAATGAACCCGTTCAGCCTGTTGATTATCAGTCACAAGCATCTGACTATCAGCCAGCTCAGGAGCTTCAGCAGCTGCACGCTCAGCCGCcaatgttgcagcaacaacatgatgagcaacagcagcagcagcaacaacaacagcagcaacaaggagAAAACGAATTCGATTGGATGACATTTTAG